From the genome of Mucilaginibacter paludis DSM 18603:
CGGATTTGCAGAGCTTATACTTTCGTTATCATAGGCATAAGTAAAATTATATTTATGGTTTGAACCTTTATGAATGTTTCCATATTCAAACCAAACGCTTTTTAAGGTCAGCTTACCACCTCCATTAATATTGTTCGGAATATTGGGGCATAATTCGTATGTATAATCAAACTTCACAATTTTGATAGGCTTCATATCAGCCTTAGAGTACAGCCTAATCTCGGTTAAACAACGCTGCTTTTGGCCCTGGGCGGTGCCGGTGCCTTTTCCTCCCATCAGCCAATCAGTTACGCCCAGAGCATCATCACGTTCTTTGGTGATAAAATAAGCTATCTTGGTTTTTGATTCGATCGAACTGATATACCATAATTCCTTTTCGCCATAGATGATGCTCCCTTTATCGTCCTTATCATCGGCAAGTAAGCCCCGGTTTATAGTGGCCCCCTGGTAAGGTGCTCGCCATTTATAAGCATAAGCATTTTTAGAGTAATGGAACTTAATAGCTGTGCCCAGGTCATCATCGGTTATCCCGTCGCCTGTTTTGTCAATATAATCCGGGGACAATATTGAGGTCAACAAAAAGCTGGTTGCATAGGCGGGCTTACTTTCTTTATGATAATAATTGTCCACCCCTCTGTCATGCCCTAATTTAAGTGTATGGTTACTCCCATCTTCATAACTATTAGTCAGATTTTTACTAACAGAGCCATTCTTTTCTACGGTATAATCAACGTCCTCTTTACCTATGGCAAAAGAATATTCATCCTGCTTTATGTTATAAACCGGTATGCCATAAACCTGCCTTTTGCCACCTTCATCGGTAACGGTGATTTCCGAGATATGATGAGCTTTATGGTCGTCATCAACACGGGCCAGCGGTGTACCTACAACCTTATGGTCAGCGGGTGGAATAAATGAGCCATCCTGGTTTACCGGGTAGGTCATGATATTTTTATCAACAGCCGCACTTGTTGCCTCCGACGCGGTTAAATACGAAATCACTGTTTTAACCGGTTGACGCTTATCCCGCGAAATATCAACAGGGGTCAAATTGCTTCCGTAAAAAGGATGATCGTAAGCGGTTTTACCATCGATATCAATTTTAACCGGATCGGTATAACCAATTCTTTTATCGATATCATCGTCTTGCTGATTTTTTTCACCACTTACTTTAAAAAAAACATGTTGTTTATTGGGGTTTGTATTATCGGGATCCTGAAAATCGCCGTGCTGCCGGTATTGGTTATCATTGACCCACTTATGGGTTTTATTATGCATCTCCTGCTGATAATAAGTTACACCAGCATGCCAGCTATTAATGCCTAATCCCACATCTATTCCAAAAGAAGAATTACTATTTTGATCCTCGGCCTGGTTATCAAAAAACATACCTGTACCTCCCCGGTACAACCTGAACTGCCCGCTACCGCCCTGACTGGTATACGAAAAAAGATCGGGCGTTTGGATAGGTACGGCCAAATTAGGTAATTCGGCCACTACCGGGTTTTCTTTCTCCCTGATAAAATCCATCATCGCGTCAGGGTCATTCTTCCCCCTTTCTGCATATAAAAAACCGTAACCGGGATTAGTAAAATTTTCATGAAGTACCGACCTGATATTGCGATATCCACTAAAACCGCCCCCTATAAAAGCCGTTAAAAAAGAGTAACCGCCGTCGATACTAAACGTTTTTGAATCACTGGTATAAGGTACCTGAACCCGTGGATTAATCGGTTCGGTATTGTAGGAAATGGAAGAATTGCCACTAAGCGCCATCTCAAAACTCGCCCCGGTTTCCTGCCCGGCACTATTTTTTCCCCTGGCGGGAATATCCGGTGTAAAACTTTCGGCTAAAGCAAGGCTTTTTAAACCGCTTCTGGAATTATAACCCAATGATGCGCTCAATCCCGCGCTACCGGTAACATGATCCGTTGCCATCTGTCCTACCGATAAGGATGCATACGGAGAAAAATCAACACCGCTTTGTGTATTTGAAGACAAGCCGAAGCCAAGCCCGGCAGTCATGGTGCCATCATTAGCGGAGGACAGGGATACGCCTGCGTTTACGGCTAACTCGCCCCCAATACCGGTATAATTGTTTTTATATACCCCGAATGATAAAGAACCGCCCCCTTTCGGTCCACTTTTCACTACTCCTTTCCCAAATAATTCAACCTTTCCGGTCACCCTTCCGCCAACAGTAACCATGGGTTTGGTATAATGCCCGGTTGCAACCTGGTCTCCGGCAAAATCGTCCGGTAATCCCCTTACTTGCCTGTTAATGGTGCCCGGGTTTAAACTCCAGCCCAGGCCCACCCAACTGGCCTCGTCGTCCATGTTAACGCCCGAGGCGTAACTTAAATTAATTGGGTAACCATCTATATCCAGCAAAGGAATGTTATATTTAAAATCGCCAATCTGTAGATCTACCATATCCGATACGCCAGCAGGCTGAAAGCCTTTGGTTTCGGGCTGCGCCGGGCCAGATGTGAGTGCATAAGAAACAGATGGAACTATTAAATTAACAAGAAAAACAACTAATAATAAGATGGCTATTTTTTTTTGCCTTGCAGATATAAAACTCATATATTCTGATTTTTACTTTTGATTTGATGTAATGCTGTAAATTTTATTATTAATGTACTTGTCGTGGTACATTAGCCGGATACTATCCCGGCTCTCGTTCTTATCCGTTTCAAATTCTAATAAATATTCATAGCTACCGCTTACACCATTTGCTATGGCCTGGGTTAGCAATGGATATATTTTTTGCTTGTTTAAGCTGATATAAAAACAACTATCCATTTTATAAGTTAACGCTCTTTGTTTTTCAGCATTAATCTGCTTAAGCATTTCTCTATTGGGTATCAACCTTACTTTATAACTCACGCCTGTATTACTTTCAGCTTCTTCCAGCTGTATTGCCTGGATAGTTAGCTCATTGTCTTTTACCTCAAGATAAGGAGGCTTACCATCTTTACAAGAAAACAGCAACAGGCAAGCAACTAAATTCATCATCAGTTTCTTCATTGTACATCCTGGTATAAAAACCTTAAACTTTTAAGTGAACCATTGGCCAAATGCACTTTAATAATATAATAACTACCATCTGTAAAAGATCCATTTTCAGCCAAGTCAATAGTCACCTTGTTCTTCCCTGTCTCAAGTTTAACCTTAGGTAGTCGCCGTATTTTTTTATCAGGGTTGCTTAAAGACACGATCTCGTATTTCAGATCGTTTGGCGCATACGGATTCACCAAGGCAAACTTTAACACGCCTGCTGCTATATAATAGTTCCCCCGGCTTAAATCCTCAATATCCCGGTAACCATTATCGGCCACCACGGGCTTGGCCTCCTCGCCGCAGTCTACCGTGAAGCTCCATATTTCAGAACGGTTTAAAATAGTTCTGTCTTTATAAACGGTTACCTGCCAGGCGTAACGCTTGCCTTTTTCCAACACCCGGGCCACGGCCGGATAGGGCAATATGGGCGAGATAATACCCGATTGATTGATTGCCGGCAGGTTGTAATTAAGGGCTTCTATCCCGTTTTGGCCTTGTTTAATTTCTGCCACTACCAATTGGTAATACGAGCCCGCTATGCCGGGGATAAGCGGCTGCCAGCTAAATATCGGCCTGGTTTCGCAAATCTTTTCCTGGTTGGCAGGTTCCATCAATCCGAGCTCAGAAAAAGGAGCCAGCACGTACGAGAAGCATTGCTCCTCCGGCAAATCGCTCTGCGCGAGCTTCACATTAAAACAGTATTCATAATCGCCCTGGGCAAACTGATGGTTGATACGGGTTAACTGCCCGAAACTATTGCCGGGGAATTGTATAGCTGCATTACGGGCTGCCGAAGGTGGCACGCCATTGGTACCCTGAATTAGGGTGAACGATGGTGTTTTAATAACGCAAACGGTTCCCTTTTTCCGCTCGGTAACGGTAATGGTGAGCACAGCGTTTTGCGTTTTACTCATATTCACAAGTTTACATTGGAACAGCCCGTCAACACTTCGTCCGGATATCTCGGGTACAAACTGGACGATCACCTGGCCGAAAACGGACGTGGCGAAAAAGAGCGATATGATGATGGAGGATAAACGACGGATCATATTAGTTTTTTAAATGATATTTTAAACTTAGTTCGGCCCGGCATGCCGCATACAGGTCGGGGTAAAGTGGCGTAATCAGGTTTTTACGCAGATCGATATAGGTATCCAGATCAAAATGGCTACCGGCCAGCAACTGTATGCTTTGCCTGATACCCGTTTGGTTGGCTATGCCGCTATTAGATAAATAAGTTAGGGCCGAACTCATGTTAATTTTGCGAAAAAGTGTATACTGATAAGTTAAATCCGAGTTAAGCAGGTTACCTATCAGGTTGTAATTTGAAAGCTCCTTATTGTAAAACATGGTGGCGGTAACGCTATTGCGCCCTAAGAGCAAACTCTGGGTGTAGTTAACCATTAACAAGCTGCTACTGCCCGAGGCTGTGATATAAGTGTTTGAGTAATCTTGCTTGCCTATGGTAATATGGCTTACGGTATAGTTTTTACCTATCTTATAGTTAGCGTTGCCATCCAGTTGAAACTTTTGAGATGAGTAAACCGGGGTACTTAAATTATCTATTTGTTTATCGGTACCACCATTGGTGTATTTTAAACTGATATTGAATTTTTTATTGATGGTATAGCGGCTATCCAACTGTACCTGGTAGGTTTTCCACTGGTCGTTAGTGGTATAGCTGATAGACCGGGTATTGAGGCTGCTGCTCACATTCAGCACCAGCTTATTTTTATAAAGCGATTTTTTAACGTTGCCCCCCAGTTTGGTACCTCCACCACCAAAACCATTATTACCTGGGTTTTGATATCCGGTACCGGCGTAATTGAAATAAAAGTTCTCGTTCAAGTTGGCCTCTTTAATATCAAGCTGATGGTTAAAGCCGAAGGATACGGCTTGAATTAAATTACTCTGACCAAAGCTCAGGCCCGATTTTTTCTCGATAACGCCCTCTGTGCCCTGAACGTAGTTATCGTAATAAAGGGTTGATGATTTAGATACATCAAACGTAAACTTACCTAACTGATCGGTATTAAATGATTTATCAATAGTTAGGGCTACGTTATTGGATGCCGACGTTGGCACGGTATAGCTATTATAATTATTGGCGCTGTTACCACCCGAGCCGATGATGGATATTTTGGCATTCCCCAAAACACCCCTGTTCATGTTGAGGCCTATGTAGGTGATGGTTTTGGGCAAATTATAATCTGATGTTTGGTAATTGGCGTCTTTAGCCGAACTGATATCATTCAGGCTACCGTAACCTAAAGTAACGGGCAGGTTACCGGCCTTATAAGTGATATGCGTACCTTCCATAAAAAGGTCATCACCCTCCGTTCCGCCGGGGGCCTTGTTGCCGAAGGCCCCGACTTTAAGGGATTGTACCCTTGTAAAAAACGATTGAACCGCGCTTTGTGGTCTCCCGGTTAGAAGCGCATTTCCGGCTTCGGTTTCGAAGGCATTTCCATTGGCCGTTGCTAACGAGCTCTGCATACGCAGCATTTGGTTAACATCAATTCCTTTATTTTGCAGTTGCCTTTTTATGTCGGTAATGGTTACCGCAACGCTATCGATCTCCTTATTTTGTTTAATTTGTTCTTCAGCGTTTAATTTCCCGGCAATACTGCTAACAGATCCCGATTTTAAGTTAGTTACCGAAAGATTGTTTTGAGCGGTGACGTTTTGATCCAACTGCTGCTTTTTTTGCTTGACCAATTCCTGGAATTTAATTTGCCCCGACGTCCGCGATAAAAACAGCTGGCGAGACATATCTTTAATCATTAATTTTTTTGCTGTATCATGCTCTTTTAAAACGCTGTCTACATACGTTGATATTTTAAACCCAGCATATGGACCTATCATGTCCAATTGACCGAGCAACTGATTATGAGCTACTGAATCGTGATTATCTTTTGCTGAAAGAGAGTTTAGCTTTTGAGCAATCTGCTGTTCGTTCATTAATCGCAGCTGCTTCAAGTTATCTGGTTTTTCAAAATATTGAGTTAATTGCTGGTTGGCTGCCAAAGCAGTAATGGCGCCAGTTTGTAAGTTTACCTGAGCTAAAGTCTCCTTCCGCGCCGAATCCGGCGTAGCCTGCTGCTGTATACCAGCACTAAGCGAGCTTTTAGTTTTACTTGCTTCAACTGAAGCTACCGTTTGTAATTTCTGCCTTATCTGTTCCTCATTTAAACTTAAAAGCGCTGTTACATTTTCGGGTTGGCTAACATATTGCGAAATCACACTGGTACTTGCTGCTTTATTTACCGGCGAGGTACTGGCCTGTGAGCGGAGTTTATTTTTTAACGCTTGCTGCGTGTAGCCGGTAAGATCAAGTCCGCCTAAAGCAGTTTTCCTGACATCGTAATACTTTTGAAGGTCGCTTTTAAGCGTATTACCAAGCTGTGCCGGGTTAAAATCAAACTTGAACAAGCTACTGCGAAGATCATTCAGCCCATTTACACTACTTTGCCCGTTACTGAAATTAAAATTAAGGGGAATGCCCCAGGCCTGGATGTTGCCGCTTATGCTAAATACATCAGCAAATTTTTGGCCCGGATATGCGTTTAAGGCAGTTGGCAAGGGTTGATACCTGATGGCATTACCAAGGGTTAAATTGAATGTAACAGGTTTAGTCGTGATGTTTTTTAAACGCTTGCTTAAATCAGGGTTAATAGAATTTGTCCCCGCTTTTAAATCGCCCAAGGAATTTTGAACGGATAGGGTATTTTTTTTAACTGCTATTTTTTTACCGTACCCGCTCAGTTTATCAACAATTTCGCTTTTTTGTATAGCGGTGTCCTTAGCTGCTTTTATCTTGACGCTGTCCGTTTTTATGGCGGAAATAGTTTGCGCCTTTACGTATCCGCCTGTAAGGATAAGTAAAAAGACAAGATGCATCCTGTGTACTGATTGACCAGCCTCTTTACAAAAATGTAGAACCGGATTCTTTTTTCTCATATTGTGATGATATAGCTTTATAGCGGCGTACTTTTATTTACTCCGCTTCTTTATTTCCAAATTACCTAAGCATTATGTTGAGATGGCAAGTCGCTTCACCGTTGTAGTAACCCGATTGCAACCGCGCCACCAGCATATTTCTGCTATGTATATTACTGATTAAGCACTTGATAAGATTACTCGTCTTCATTGATTTAACCACCATCCTGTGCTCCTTATGATCGACTTTCGGTCAGGTAATACTTTGATTGAATGGGCGCTCCACAAAAAGTAGAGGGCCAGCCTTGGCAGAAAACCTTCTGGCTTTATACCAAACCAAACAAGCACTTTAAACATCCTGTTAATTATTTGAAAACTTTGCGCGAAACCTTGTGGTGGAAATGTTTTGACATGAATAGCTTGTATACAGCAAGCCCTGCCAACGTACTACATTTGGTCTGCCAGAATGTGGGGTAAATGATATGGAATAAAAAGGAAACACCTGTACAGTCAGGTAAAATTGCTTCATATAGTTAACTATTTAAAAAATGCCTTCCAATATAATTATAGAAAAACCAAAGCTGTGGGGATAAGCGATATTTTTCTTTAATGCAATAGTTTGCTATAAAAATTGTTAAATATTATCGAATTACCAAATATATTATGAGTTTTTTGGGTGCATATTTTCCAAATGAGAATCAAGGAGTCAATCATAACTAAAAATTAACATAATTAACTTTCGCAAAATATTGACAAATAATATTATCATCATTCGATACCTCCAAACAAGTCAGAAACGCTTTCGATACAATAAAAGAAACAGCGTATTATTAGGGGCAGGTTTTTAATTGCTATTGGAGCTGATTTACCAAACTTGATAATTTGGTTAAATCCGCTGCACTTTTCATGGCATATACATTATTAAAATAAATCAGCCAGCCATTTCAAACAATGCTTGCTTTGTACAATCGCTATCCTTAGTTTTATTGATAAATATCTAATATTTCGCATGTCTATTTTGCAAAATAATCGTCTCCGTATTCAATGCCGATATTACGCCGCCAAGTGTTTAAGAACCTATCTTCTTTTATCAGCTTTATATTTTCTGACAGGAAGCCAGGCAAGAGCGCAAAATATTTCTAACGCAGGAACTGAGTTCTGGTCGGTGTTTCCAACTCATGAGGCTGATAACGGGTTGCTGGCAAATCTAAGTGTCTTTATTACCAGCAGCCAGGCATCATCGGGCACAGTAATGGCGGGTTCATTTTCAAAAAGCTTCAGCGTAGCAGCAAATTCAGTGATCGAAATACAGGTTCCGCGCAGCAATGCCTATATTAACGATTATGAGGGCAACCAGGTGCTATCCAACCGGGCCATCCATATATTGGTAGATACGGGCAAGCCTAAAATTGTGGTTTATACTCATATTTTTGCTGGGCGAAGGTCTGCCGCCTCCCTCATCCTCCCGGGTGAGGCTTTAGGGCAACAATATTTCAGCATGAATTACACTCAGGACGATGCCGGCCAAAATTATATTACCATTATTGCTACTGAGGCCAATACCAAAGTACACCTCAAAAAAGGTAATACCGAACTTGTACCTGGCGGCGTAACGTTAAACAAGGTAAATGATGTTTATGAATATTTATCGACAGACGACCTCACCGGGGTGTCCGTTACAGCAGATACCGCAGCATCAGGCTGCAATAGTTTTGCTGTTTTTTCAGGCAGCTCTGGGGTACGTATCGGGACATCGTTGTGCACCCCGCAGTCTATCGATCCGCTTTTTCAGCAATGTTACCCTGTAACCTCCTGGGGAAAAAATTATGGCTTCGTACCTTTTAGTATGAAAAGCCCAGCAGTATCCGATTCTGTGAGAACTGCGGGGCAATATGTAAGGGTGCTGGCCAAAAGCAATGGCACAATTGTAAGTATTAATGGCCAGGCGGTGGACACCTTAAATAAAGGTGAATACTATACTACTAAACAACCTTTAAAGGTAGCATCATATATAACCGGGAGCCAACCTATAAGCGTGGCACAATATGCCCTCACTCAGTCCTGCAGCAGCCCTTCGAATGGTACATCGGGGTACAGCGACCCGGATATGGTTATATTAAATCCAATTGAATACAACATTAACCATATCACAGTTTATTCGTCAACCAAAGAAAACATTACTGAACAGTATATCAATATCCTGATCAAAACATCGGCAGTAGCCAGTTTCCGCATCAATAATACCGCACCAATTGCGTTATTTAAACCAATGGGCACCTTGCCTGGTTACTCATACGGCCAACTCTCGTTAAATAGTTATAGCACTAACACTTTTAACTTAAATGCTAATGAAGGTTTTAACGCAGTAGCTTATGGATTCGGCAATGTGGAATCATATTCCTATTCGGCCGGAACCAACCTTGCTGCAAACGAATCCATTACAGCAGTTCTAAGCGGGTCTAACATCGCTGTCGACTCTACCTGTATTAAGGATGATTACTTTTTCAAACTCACCCTGCCCTACCAGCCACCGCAAATAAGTTGGCAAATGGACGAAAATGAAAACCCTACCATTCAGAATAACCCTGTGGGTACATTGATGAATTCACAAGGTATCAGCTATTACGAATATACCTTTCCAAAAACAGCAGCCTATCAGGTTGCAGGCAGGCATAAAATTAAAATACTCGCACAATACCCTACTACCATTGGTGGTTGCAGCAAGGGGCAGCAAGTGATCAATTACACTTTTACAGTTATCCCCGTTCCGGCGGTTAATTTTACGGCTAAGCCCGAAAAATGTCATAACATCATTGACTTTACCGACCAGACCAGCAGCAATACGGTGAACAACATAGCAAGCCGTTTTTGGGACTTTGGCGATGGCAAAACTTCGGCACTTCAAAACCCTGTACATATATACGCGGACAGCGGAATATACATTGTAAAACTAACCACGGCCTTTACCACCGGATGCCAGGATTATAAACTGGACACTTTGCATATTAAGCAAAAAACGTTTCCGGGCTTTTTCTTTTCGAACCCAGATTGCGTAAACAACGCAGTAACTTTTACTGACACCAGCAAAACTATAGATTTTATAATTGCCACCCGTAAATGGAACTTTGGCGATGGCGACTCATTATTGGTTAATAACAATACGCCATTTCAGCACGTATTTAAAAAAGCAGGCACCTATCAAGTTAAGTTGACCTTGATCAATACCGAAGGTTGCTTAAGCCAGCAATATGAAAAGCCCATTGTTATTTATGATAATCCGGTTCCCGATTTTAAATTGCCTGCCGTATGCCTAACCGACCAGCTTGCACAATTTAATGACGTGACGACTATTCCCGACAGTACCGAAAAATCGTTCACTTATCTTTGGAACTTTGGTGATCCAAATGCCAACGATCAAAACCCCAATACATCCACACTCAAAAACCCTGTACATCGATATATCGGGGCCAGTGCTTATACTGTTACCTTAACCGTTACAACAGCACAGGGATGCACAACAACTATCAGTAAACAGTTTATTGTTAACGGTGCAAACCCGGTAGCCGATTTCAAAATAATGAATAACAAATTATGCGCTAACGAGCCTGCTATAGTGCAAAACAATTCATCGGTTGATTTTGGTTCGATTACCAAATTGGAGTGGCATTTTGATAATTCGAACCATCCGGATAGCATTGA
Proteins encoded in this window:
- a CDS encoding DUF928 domain-containing protein, which codes for MIRRLSSIIISLFFATSVFGQVIVQFVPEISGRSVDGLFQCKLVNMSKTQNAVLTITVTERKKGTVCVIKTPSFTLIQGTNGVPPSAARNAAIQFPGNSFGQLTRINHQFAQGDYEYCFNVKLAQSDLPEEQCFSYVLAPFSELGLMEPANQEKICETRPIFSWQPLIPGIAGSYYQLVVAEIKQGQNGIEALNYNLPAINQSGIISPILPYPAVARVLEKGKRYAWQVTVYKDRTILNRSEIWSFTVDCGEEAKPVVADNGYRDIEDLSRGNYYIAAGVLKFALVNPYAPNDLKYEIVSLSNPDKKIRRLPKVKLETGKNKVTIDLAENGSFTDGSYYIIKVHLANGSLKSLRFLYQDVQ
- a CDS encoding PKD domain-containing protein — translated: MSILQNNRLRIQCRYYAAKCLRTYLLLSALYFLTGSQARAQNISNAGTEFWSVFPTHEADNGLLANLSVFITSSQASSGTVMAGSFSKSFSVAANSVIEIQVPRSNAYINDYEGNQVLSNRAIHILVDTGKPKIVVYTHIFAGRRSAASLILPGEALGQQYFSMNYTQDDAGQNYITIIATEANTKVHLKKGNTELVPGGVTLNKVNDVYEYLSTDDLTGVSVTADTAASGCNSFAVFSGSSGVRIGTSLCTPQSIDPLFQQCYPVTSWGKNYGFVPFSMKSPAVSDSVRTAGQYVRVLAKSNGTIVSINGQAVDTLNKGEYYTTKQPLKVASYITGSQPISVAQYALTQSCSSPSNGTSGYSDPDMVILNPIEYNINHITVYSSTKENITEQYINILIKTSAVASFRINNTAPIALFKPMGTLPGYSYGQLSLNSYSTNTFNLNANEGFNAVAYGFGNVESYSYSAGTNLAANESITAVLSGSNIAVDSTCIKDDYFFKLTLPYQPPQISWQMDENENPTIQNNPVGTLMNSQGISYYEYTFPKTAAYQVAGRHKIKILAQYPTTIGGCSKGQQVINYTFTVIPVPAVNFTAKPEKCHNIIDFTDQTSSNTVNNIASRFWDFGDGKTSALQNPVHIYADSGIYIVKLTTAFTTGCQDYKLDTLHIKQKTFPGFFFSNPDCVNNAVTFTDTSKTIDFIIATRKWNFGDGDSLLVNNNTPFQHVFKKAGTYQVKLTLINTEGCLSQQYEKPIVIYDNPVPDFKLPAVCLTDQLAQFNDVTTIPDSTEKSFTYLWNFGDPNANDQNPNTSTLKNPVHRYIGASAYTVTLTVTTAQGCTTTISKQFIVNGANPVADFKIMNNKLCANEPAIVQNNSSVDFGSITKLEWHFDNSNHPDSIETDNYPTPGQLFSHQYPVFHSPASKSYVIKLLAYSGTQCVRDTSQIITVMAVPQVTLDSLSKVCISGSPIKITRGHEISGITGTGAYYGDGISTDGTFAPSKAGVGIHAIKYKFSSDYGCVDSVTRQITVVAEPVINAGNDTTIMLGDQITLRAKANSSNLTYKWVPATGLNHDDIANPIASPGKSITYTVTASNGTCQAVDDIYITVIPPLIIPNTFTPNGDGINDVWDIQNLNFYYPKATVDIYSKYGRKVFTSVGYGIPWDGKYKGQPMPSDTYYYIINLNYNDQKRLASWLQLIR